One Lachnospiraceae bacterium C1.1 genomic region harbors:
- a CDS encoding zinc metallopeptidase, with the protein MHYYYPFYYDSTYILIVIGFIISMAASAHVKSVFNRYARVGSQLRLTGAQVAERMLAANGVAGVRVQPVRGSLTDNYNPMNKTVNLSESVYASTSIAALGVAAHECGHAMQHNVGYIPLSLRSAILPVANFGSRLGIPVCIVGMLIGGAGSTIVKIGILLFVFAVLFQLVTLPVEFNASRRALTWLEEGGILTPEELKGTRAVLMAAAMTYVAAASASILQLLRLVLIFGGGRRRD; encoded by the coding sequence ATGCATTATTATTATCCTTTTTACTATGACAGCACATATATCCTGATAGTTATCGGATTTATTATTTCAATGGCAGCATCAGCCCATGTAAAAAGCGTTTTTAACAGGTACGCAAGGGTTGGATCTCAGCTCAGATTAACAGGAGCTCAGGTCGCTGAGAGAATGCTTGCAGCAAATGGTGTTGCAGGAGTAAGGGTTCAGCCTGTAAGGGGAAGTCTTACAGATAATTATAATCCGATGAATAAAACAGTTAATCTTTCGGAAAGTGTTTATGCCTCTACGTCTATTGCGGCACTGGGTGTGGCAGCTCATGAGTGCGGACATGCAATGCAGCACAATGTTGGATACATACCGCTTTCACTTCGTTCGGCTATCCTGCCGGTTGCAAATTTCGGATCAAGACTTGGAATACCGGTATGTATTGTGGGCATGCTTATAGGAGGAGCAGGAAGCACAATAGTGAAGATAGGCATATTACTTTTTGTGTTTGCTGTGCTTTTCCAGCTTGTTACACTTCCGGTCGAATTTAATGCTTCAAGAAGGGCATTAACATGGTTAGAAGAAGGTGGAATACTTACACCGGAAGAACTTAAAGGTACAAGAGCTGTTCTTATGGCTGCAGCCATGACTTATGTTGCCGCAGCGTCAGCATCTATTCTGCAGCTTTTGAGACTTGTGCTTATATTTGGCGGAGGAAGAAGGCGTGACTAA
- the rsmB gene encoding 16S rRNA (cytosine(967)-C(5))-methyltransferase RsmB, with product MTKPEVKINTRAIVLEILLEAEKKERMTGMLIHDVLEQYAFLSARNRAFIKKLAEGTVERQITLDHIINKFSKVKTTKMKNVIRCVLRMGVYQLYFMSHVPDSAVCNEAVTLVRKKHINGLTGFVNGVLRKIASDRIDLEKIDDLSVRYSMPEWIVKRFIKEAGRKKALEMLKASVGTRPVYIRTNTSRISPDELKRFLNDEGVKCEEVNGIDYAFRISSFERLYDLKSFNEGLFSVQDISSMSVAEMLKIEKDMKIMDICAAPGGKTCHAAEILNGSGSVEARDLSERKIEKIEENISRLALKNIKTRVYDARTFDDKSEGTFDRIIADLPCSGLGVIGRKNDLKYRVKEEDIKELAELQRDILRNAVRYLRNGGIIVFSTCTITNEEGSEQTSFIENELGLKKLEERKFFQTENGSDGFYAASFIKEA from the coding sequence GTGACTAAGCCTGAAGTTAAAATAAATACACGTGCAATTGTTTTGGAAATTCTGCTGGAAGCAGAAAAAAAAGAACGGATGACAGGTATGCTCATTCATGATGTGCTTGAGCAATATGCCTTTCTCTCAGCAAGGAACAGGGCATTTATCAAGAAGCTTGCAGAAGGAACAGTTGAGCGTCAGATCACACTTGATCACATTATCAATAAATTTTCAAAGGTAAAGACGACGAAAATGAAAAATGTGATCAGATGTGTTTTAAGGATGGGCGTATACCAGCTATATTTTATGAGTCATGTGCCTGATTCAGCGGTATGTAATGAAGCCGTAACACTTGTCAGAAAAAAGCATATTAATGGTCTTACGGGATTTGTAAATGGTGTTTTGAGAAAGATTGCATCTGACAGGATCGATCTGGAAAAAATTGATGATCTTTCTGTCAGATATTCAATGCCGGAATGGATAGTTAAGCGATTTATAAAAGAAGCCGGCAGAAAAAAAGCATTGGAGATGCTTAAGGCTTCGGTTGGAACACGTCCTGTCTACATCAGAACAAATACTTCCAGGATAAGTCCGGATGAGCTTAAAAGATTTCTTAATGATGAAGGCGTTAAATGTGAAGAAGTCAATGGTATTGATTATGCATTCAGAATTTCATCATTTGAAAGACTTTACGATCTTAAAAGCTTTAATGAAGGACTTTTTTCAGTACAGGATATAAGTTCGATGTCGGTTGCAGAGATGCTGAAGATCGAAAAAGATATGAAAATAATGGATATCTGCGCAGCTCCCGGCGGAAAGACATGTCATGCAGCTGAGATCCTTAATGGAAGCGGATCTGTAGAGGCCAGAGACCTGTCTGAAAGAAAAATCGAAAAAATTGAAGAGAATATTTCAAGGCTTGCTCTTAAAAATATAAAAACAAGAGTATATGATGCCAGAACTTTTGATGATAAGTCGGAAGGGACTTTTGACAGGATAATAGCTGATCTTCCATGCTCCGGACTTGGAGTCATAGGCAGAAAGAATGACCTCAAATACAGGGTAAAGGAAGAGGATATAAAAGAACTTGCTGAATTGCAGCGAGATATTTTAAGAAATGCCGTCAGATATTTAAGAAATGGCGGAATAATAGTTTTTTCGACCTGTACGATAACGAATGAAGAGGGAAGCGAACAGACTTCATTTATTGAAAATGAGCTTGGACTGAAAAAATTGGAAGAAAGAAAGTTTTTCCAGACCGAGAACGGGTCGGATGGATTTTACGCGGCTTCATTTATTAAGGAAGCCTGA
- the rlmN gene encoding 23S rRNA (adenine(2503)-C(2))-methyltransferase RlmN — protein MKENIRSLSLDELKEKITEYGEKAFRAKQIYEWLHVKLVRNTDEMTNIPKALKEKLNADYITDGLSIVDVQESKLDGTRKFLFALADGNVIESVWMKYKSWYSVCISSQVGCAMGCSFCASTIDGCVRSLSAGEMLDEIYTIQKTMGERVSNVVIMGSGEPLMNYDNLLKFIDMVSNKDGLNISQRNITVSTCGIVPQMKRLADQKKEINLAISLHAPNNEKRRALMPIAKKYSIEELLDACRYYFDKTGRRLTFEYSLVSGKNDSDEDAQELAAILRGLNAHVNLIPVNPIKERDYKRPDMKFVNRFKNKLEKSGINVTIRREMGADIDGACGQLRRKYVMEEKTGC, from the coding sequence ATGAAAGAAAATATACGCTCGCTTTCATTGGATGAGCTAAAAGAAAAAATAACAGAATACGGCGAGAAGGCATTCAGGGCAAAGCAGATTTATGAATGGCTTCATGTAAAACTTGTCAGAAATACTGACGAGATGACAAATATTCCGAAAGCTCTGAAGGAGAAACTCAACGCTGATTATATAACAGATGGTCTCTCGATTGTTGATGTTCAGGAATCAAAGCTGGATGGGACAAGAAAGTTTCTCTTTGCACTTGCTGACGGGAACGTCATAGAGAGTGTGTGGATGAAATATAAATCCTGGTATTCAGTATGTATTTCATCGCAGGTTGGATGTGCGATGGGCTGCAGTTTTTGTGCATCAACTATTGATGGATGTGTCAGAAGTCTTTCTGCAGGTGAAATGCTGGATGAGATCTATACTATTCAGAAAACAATGGGCGAGAGAGTTTCCAATGTGGTTATAATGGGCAGCGGTGAACCTTTGATGAATTATGATAATCTGCTGAAATTCATCGATATGGTTTCAAATAAAGACGGACTCAATATCAGTCAGAGAAATATTACGGTTTCAACCTGTGGAATTGTTCCGCAGATGAAAAGACTGGCTGATCAGAAAAAGGAAATAAACCTTGCAATTTCTCTTCATGCACCTAATAATGAAAAACGTCGTGCATTGATGCCGATAGCAAAAAAATATTCTATAGAAGAATTGCTGGATGCCTGCAGATACTATTTCGATAAAACAGGTCGCAGGCTGACTTTCGAATATTCACTGGTTTCGGGTAAAAATGACAGTGATGAAGATGCACAAGAGCTTGCAGCTATTTTAAGAGGATTGAACGCGCATGTAAATCTGATTCCGGTAAATCCGATAAAAGAGCGTGATTACAAGCGTCCTGATATGAAATTCGTGAATCGATTTAAAAACAAACTTGAAAAATCAGGAATAAATGTTACTATTAGAAGGGAAATGGGCGCGGATATAGATGGTGCCTGTGGACAACTTCGAAGAAAATACGTTATGGAGGAGAAAACCGGATGCTGA
- a CDS encoding Stp1/IreP family PP2C-type Ser/Thr phosphatase — translation MKTFSATDVGRKRELNQDYIFSSETPVGNLPNLFIVADGMGGHNAGDFASSFTTDCIVREIISSDMENPIKIIRNAIEKANLALMEKASEDPDKSGMGTTVVVATIVDDCLYVANVGDSRLYLVSDDIVQITRDHSLVEEMVLKGELDRNEARNHPDKNIITRAVGATADIKVDFFDMKLREGDEILMCTDGLSNMVEDRDILNIMERESDVAGQARSLIDAANNNGGKDNIAVIVVKPFS, via the coding sequence CTGAAGACCTTTTCCGCTACTGATGTGGGAAGAAAACGAGAACTGAATCAGGACTATATTTTTTCATCTGAAACACCGGTTGGAAATCTTCCAAATCTTTTTATAGTTGCGGACGGTATGGGCGGTCATAACGCCGGTGATTTTGCTTCATCTTTTACAACGGACTGCATAGTTCGTGAAATAATAAGTTCGGATATGGAGAATCCGATCAAAATTATAAGAAATGCTATAGAGAAGGCAAATCTTGCCCTTATGGAAAAGGCCAGTGAAGATCCGGATAAAAGCGGCATGGGTACGACAGTTGTTGTAGCAACTATTGTAGATGACTGTCTTTATGTGGCAAATGTTGGTGATAGCAGGCTTTATCTTGTAAGTGATGACATAGTACAGATAACACGTGATCATTCGCTTGTAGAAGAGATGGTTTTAAAGGGAGAGCTGGATCGCAATGAGGCCAGAAATCATCCCGATAAAAATATAATCACACGCGCGGTCGGTGCAACCGCTGATATCAAAGTAGATTTCTTTGATATGAAGCTTAGAGAAGGGGACGAGATCCTTATGTGCACAGACGGTCTTTCAAATATGGTTGAGGACCGGGATATTTTGAACATAATGGAGCGCGAAAGTGATGTTGCCGGACAGGCAAGATCACTGATAGATGCAGCAAACAATAACGGGGGAAAAGATAATATCGCTGTTATTGTTGTCAAACCATTTTCATGA